One genomic region from Haloterrigena gelatinilytica encodes:
- the fdhF gene encoding formate dehydrogenase subunit alpha, producing the protein MSSEDPASHVDDAETERRPTAVEKLPSVPNVADPRPSTPLTEQFETGTANDPDVRSGDGEDGMTHLTVDGTPVSVPPGSTIIDAIESVEPADELAALCYYDRDTEQADAIGPRGECRTCTVHTEEHGLVTSCSHPVEEGMTVRTDEDDAAEAREVNLDLQLSDHNLRCTTCGQNGRCELQDTSIEQGVEEPRWGVFEDRDQYEPLDDTSPAIQIDRNKCILCNRCVEACNDVQVEGVLRMEGNGQDTRIAFQNGEETFDESTCVSCGHCATVCPTGALVEQGLTDAATIPLPGFTQENSIGKVLESPKAETADQTEAPNRDLPYDVEGRAKPEEELSGVARFMSIARSRAGDSKRQMSHTLKEVGDRALEEFEHVSEEIASQAMPAGQLFNVATTIGDARLSRIEKAETTCNYCAVGCRFELYGKDGEVLGVRPADPDSAPANDFSTCVKGKFGYDYVDADDRLEKPLVRKEDAPDGPVGREGFREASWKEALERVYRGLSEIRDEHGSESLSVISSSKTTNEENFLNQKFARQVLGTPHVDNCARLCHSSTVAALQQTVGYGAMTNRINEDIGETDCYLITGSNTTESHPVLATRIKQNVRDGADLIVIDPREMGLAEHADQYIRTTPGEDVAWMNGMIRYIIENDLHDEEFIEERTKHFDELKEKVEPFTPEQVEELTAVPAEELKKAAETIATADTCIFGWAMGLTQHTTGTRNVLAIADLALVTGNLGKPRAGLSAFRGQNNVQGGGGDMGPAPHTLPGYQDLGDEEVLRKFEDEWGERPPNDVGLRLPEQFHAVNDGDLRGMFIMGENPVLSEPDLDNAEQALTKLDFLAVQDIFLTESAEYADVVLPAASAAEKDGTFTNTERRIQRVRPAVDSPGKAKPDQEILIQLARRFGYDWEYDSAADVMDEINSLVPIYGGVTYERLEEETKGIQWPCFDEDDPGTPYLYEDEFNFEDGKARFVPADYAKPPDMPDEEYPITLSSGRVLYHWHTGTMTRRVGTLMNHVPESFVTIHPEMADELGIDDQEYVRVQSRQGEIVVKANVEDTSDPGVVFIPMHFPQGAINELTQHELDPTSFIPQYKVTSVRITPLDVPPEEAANVVSPTPGQLEGQDGDPGEVGGRQADD; encoded by the coding sequence ATGAGCAGCGAGGACCCGGCGAGCCACGTCGACGACGCGGAAACCGAACGGCGACCGACCGCCGTCGAGAAGCTCCCTTCGGTGCCGAACGTCGCCGATCCGCGGCCGAGTACGCCGCTCACGGAGCAGTTCGAGACCGGGACCGCTAACGACCCGGACGTTCGCTCCGGAGACGGCGAGGACGGAATGACCCACCTCACGGTCGACGGGACGCCCGTCTCGGTCCCGCCGGGCTCGACGATCATCGACGCGATCGAGTCCGTCGAGCCGGCCGACGAGCTGGCCGCGCTCTGTTACTACGACCGCGACACCGAACAGGCCGACGCGATCGGGCCGCGCGGCGAGTGTCGGACCTGCACCGTCCACACGGAAGAACACGGACTCGTGACGTCCTGCTCGCACCCCGTCGAGGAGGGGATGACGGTCCGAACCGACGAGGACGACGCGGCCGAGGCCCGCGAGGTCAACCTCGACCTGCAGCTCTCCGACCACAACCTCCGCTGTACGACCTGCGGCCAGAACGGCCGCTGCGAACTGCAGGACACCTCCATCGAGCAGGGCGTCGAGGAGCCACGGTGGGGCGTCTTCGAGGACCGGGACCAGTACGAACCGCTCGACGACACCTCGCCGGCCATCCAGATCGACCGCAACAAGTGCATCCTCTGTAACCGCTGCGTCGAGGCCTGCAACGACGTGCAGGTCGAGGGCGTCCTCCGAATGGAGGGCAACGGTCAGGACACCCGCATCGCCTTCCAGAACGGCGAGGAGACCTTCGACGAGTCCACCTGCGTCTCCTGTGGCCACTGCGCGACCGTCTGTCCGACCGGCGCGCTGGTCGAGCAGGGGCTGACCGACGCCGCGACGATTCCGCTGCCCGGCTTCACGCAGGAGAACTCCATCGGGAAGGTCTTAGAGAGCCCGAAGGCCGAAACGGCCGACCAGACGGAGGCGCCGAACCGCGACCTCCCCTACGACGTCGAGGGCCGAGCGAAGCCCGAGGAGGAGCTCTCCGGCGTCGCCCGCTTCATGTCGATCGCGAGATCGCGCGCCGGGGACTCGAAGCGGCAGATGAGCCACACCTTGAAGGAGGTCGGCGACCGCGCTCTCGAGGAGTTCGAACACGTCTCCGAGGAGATCGCCAGTCAGGCAATGCCGGCCGGCCAGCTGTTCAACGTCGCGACGACCATCGGCGACGCGCGCCTCTCGCGGATCGAGAAGGCCGAGACCACCTGCAACTACTGCGCCGTCGGCTGCCGCTTCGAACTCTACGGCAAGGACGGCGAGGTGCTCGGCGTCCGGCCCGCCGACCCGGACTCGGCGCCGGCGAACGACTTCTCGACCTGCGTGAAGGGGAAGTTCGGCTACGACTACGTCGACGCCGACGACCGCCTCGAGAAACCCCTCGTTCGAAAGGAGGACGCACCGGACGGCCCGGTCGGCCGCGAGGGCTTCCGCGAGGCGTCCTGGAAGGAAGCCCTCGAGCGCGTCTACCGGGGGCTCTCGGAGATCCGCGACGAACACGGCAGCGAGAGCCTCTCGGTCATCTCCTCGTCGAAGACGACCAACGAGGAGAACTTCCTGAACCAGAAGTTCGCCCGGCAGGTCCTGGGGACGCCCCACGTCGACAACTGCGCGCGGCTCTGTCACTCCTCGACGGTGGCGGCCCTCCAGCAGACGGTCGGCTACGGCGCCATGACCAACCGGATCAACGAGGACATCGGCGAGACGGACTGTTACCTCATCACCGGCTCGAACACGACCGAGTCCCACCCCGTCCTCGCGACGCGGATCAAACAGAACGTCCGCGACGGAGCGGATCTCATCGTCATCGATCCCCGGGAGATGGGGCTGGCCGAGCACGCCGACCAGTACATCCGGACCACCCCCGGCGAGGACGTGGCCTGGATGAACGGGATGATCCGGTACATCATCGAGAACGACCTCCACGACGAGGAGTTCATCGAGGAGCGGACAAAACACTTCGACGAGTTAAAGGAGAAGGTCGAGCCGTTCACGCCCGAGCAGGTCGAGGAGCTGACGGCCGTCCCCGCCGAGGAACTGAAGAAGGCCGCCGAGACGATCGCCACCGCCGACACCTGCATCTTCGGCTGGGCGATGGGGTTGACCCAGCACACGACCGGGACGCGCAACGTCCTGGCCATCGCCGACCTCGCGCTGGTGACGGGCAACCTCGGCAAGCCCCGCGCCGGGCTCTCGGCGTTCCGCGGGCAGAACAACGTCCAGGGCGGCGGGGGCGACATGGGGCCGGCCCCGCACACGCTCCCGGGGTATCAGGACCTCGGCGACGAGGAGGTCCTCCGGAAGTTCGAGGACGAGTGGGGCGAGCGCCCGCCGAACGACGTCGGGCTCCGCCTCCCCGAGCAGTTCCACGCCGTCAACGACGGCGACCTCCGGGGCATGTTCATCATGGGCGAAAACCCCGTCCTCTCGGAGCCGGACCTCGACAACGCCGAGCAGGCGCTGACGAAGCTCGACTTCCTCGCCGTCCAGGACATCTTCCTGACCGAGTCGGCCGAGTACGCCGACGTGGTGCTCCCGGCCGCCTCCGCCGCCGAGAAGGACGGGACGTTCACGAACACCGAGCGGCGCATCCAGCGGGTCCGGCCCGCCGTCGACTCGCCGGGGAAGGCGAAACCGGATCAGGAGATCCTCATCCAGCTCGCCCGGCGGTTCGGCTACGACTGGGAGTACGACTCGGCGGCCGACGTGATGGACGAGATCAATTCCCTCGTTCCCATCTACGGCGGCGTCACTTACGAGCGACTCGAGGAGGAGACCAAGGGAATCCAGTGGCCCTGCTTCGACGAGGACGATCCCGGCACCCCCTACCTCTACGAGGACGAGTTCAACTTCGAGGACGGGAAGGCCCGCTTCGTCCCCGCCGACTACGCCAAGCCACCGGACATGCCCGACGAGGAGTATCCGATCACGCTCTCCTCGGGGCGGGTCCTCTACCACTGGCACACCGGCACGATGACCCGCCGGGTCGGGACGCTGATGAACCACGTCCCCGAGAGCTTCGTGACGATCCACCCAGAGATGGCCGACGAGTTGGGCATCGACGACCAGGAGTACGTCCGCGTCCAGTCCCGGCAGGGCGAGATCGTCGTGAAGGCCAACGTCGAGGACACCTCCGATCCCGGCGTCGTCTTCATCCCGATGCACTTCCCGCAGGGAGCGATCAACGAGCTCACCCAGCACGAGCTCGACCCGACGTCGTTCATCCCGCAGTACAAGGTGACGAGCGTCCGGATCACGCCGCTCGACGTTCCCCCCGAGGAGGCGGCCAACGTCGTCTCACCGACGCCCGGCCAACTCGAGGGCCAGGACGGCGACCCCGGGGAGGTCGGCGGTCGGCAGGCAGACGACTGA
- a CDS encoding DUF2797 domain-containing protein: MQLVGYEPSGRGSMLLVSDGDAVEGRPLEAGADLAYALGERHCAGTIDEDGDHVACDRPSAPYCEFHTSTWVCARCTGTCLKDEMDCYEEHAVYIAAFAPDTFKVGVTKSRRLETRLREQGADRAAHVHTVSNGRIARELEAEIAEWLVDRVRTPTKVASLAATVDESAWDDVLAEFDVIDRFDFDYGLGLEAQPVPETIASGTVVGVKGRLLVLETGGTTYAVDMRDLVGYDVTVGETNRNLQSSLGSFG; the protein is encoded by the coding sequence GTGCAACTGGTCGGCTACGAACCGAGCGGCCGCGGATCGATGCTGCTGGTCAGCGACGGCGACGCGGTCGAGGGGCGGCCGCTCGAGGCCGGCGCCGACCTCGCCTACGCGCTCGGCGAGCGCCACTGCGCCGGAACGATCGACGAGGACGGCGACCACGTCGCCTGCGACCGGCCGTCGGCCCCCTACTGCGAGTTCCACACGAGCACGTGGGTCTGCGCCCGCTGTACGGGCACCTGTCTGAAAGACGAGATGGACTGCTACGAGGAGCACGCCGTCTATATCGCCGCCTTCGCACCGGACACGTTCAAGGTCGGCGTCACCAAGTCCCGTCGCCTCGAGACCCGCTTGCGCGAGCAGGGCGCCGACCGCGCGGCCCACGTTCACACCGTCTCGAACGGCCGGATCGCCCGCGAACTCGAGGCCGAGATCGCCGAGTGGCTGGTCGACCGCGTCCGGACGCCGACGAAGGTGGCCTCGCTGGCCGCGACGGTCGACGAAAGCGCGTGGGACGACGTGCTGGCCGAGTTCGACGTCATCGACCGGTTCGACTTCGACTACGGGCTGGGTCTCGAGGCCCAGCCGGTGCCCGAGACCATCGCGTCGGGAACCGTCGTCGGCGTGAAGGGGCGACTGCTGGTGCTCGAGACCGGCGGGACGACCTACGCCGTCGATATGCGGGATCTGGTCGGCTACGACGTGACCGTCGGCGAAACGAACCGGAACCTGCAGTCCTCGCTCGGTTCGTTCGGCTAG
- a CDS encoding ABC transporter substrate-binding protein, translated as MNCNPTDPVDGVDRRSVLAAGAAGLSLSLSGCVDTVRRVVDQDGTDQLSLSIVTVPADADRESIRIAYHLESHLESIGVDVTLKVRSRTDFLKAVLIDHDFDIYVGQHPADYDPDFLYEALHSTYANEAGWQNPFGFDSMAFDTLLEDQRRADGEQRKQRLANVLRGVADEKPFDPICRPEEIRVANTTRFDGWGQGHLATRRGYLGLEPDAGVDRLNALVTDARPSVNVNPISATVRERGTVVDLLYDSLGTVVDGEVLPWLADSWEWVTGSETNEADAEETTGPTRPTTTARVSLREDCRFHDGEPVTAADVEFTYQFFQDTVLGRASPSPPPRYRGHASAIDDIEIEDAYTLRITAAAGTDVCERAFTVPILPKHVWQSELEDRLGDPQEFSAPQGSWSLVTSDSIDPTGSGPYQYKNNSERDHLTLERFDDHFTLREDVEGDHLLAPLVDELRFTVDPGSPSSISRVASGNADVTSSMLAAYSLSDIPENDPDVERLESPSWTFYHIGFNARAPPCSNLHFRRAVCRLIDKEWIASEVFGGHAEPLATPVTEEWTPDDLAWDGADPETPFAGTDGTLNVNAARNAFQAAGYYTDDENRLQGRY; from the coding sequence ATGAATTGTAACCCAACCGATCCTGTTGATGGCGTCGATCGACGCTCCGTCCTGGCTGCGGGCGCAGCCGGGCTCTCGCTCTCTCTGAGCGGCTGCGTCGATACGGTCAGACGCGTCGTCGACCAGGACGGTACCGACCAATTGTCGCTCTCCATCGTGACGGTCCCCGCGGACGCCGACCGAGAAAGCATCCGGATCGCCTATCACCTCGAGTCCCACCTCGAGTCGATCGGCGTGGACGTGACCCTCAAGGTGCGCTCTCGTACCGACTTTCTCAAGGCGGTGCTGATCGACCACGACTTCGATATCTACGTCGGTCAGCATCCCGCCGATTACGATCCGGACTTCCTCTACGAAGCCCTCCACTCCACGTACGCCAACGAGGCCGGCTGGCAGAACCCCTTCGGGTTCGACAGCATGGCCTTCGACACCCTCCTGGAGGACCAACGCCGGGCCGACGGTGAGCAACGGAAGCAACGCTTAGCCAACGTACTCCGCGGCGTCGCGGACGAGAAACCGTTCGATCCGATCTGTCGCCCCGAGGAGATCCGGGTCGCCAACACCACCCGCTTCGACGGCTGGGGCCAGGGCCATCTCGCGACGCGACGCGGCTATCTCGGCCTCGAGCCGGACGCCGGCGTCGACCGGCTGAACGCGCTCGTGACCGACGCCCGGCCGTCGGTCAACGTCAATCCGATCTCGGCGACGGTCCGGGAGCGGGGGACGGTCGTCGACCTGCTGTACGACTCGCTCGGCACCGTCGTCGACGGCGAGGTCCTGCCGTGGCTCGCCGACTCCTGGGAGTGGGTCACGGGGTCCGAGACGAACGAGGCTGACGCCGAGGAGACTACCGGGCCGACCCGACCGACGACGACCGCGCGAGTTTCGCTCCGCGAGGACTGTCGGTTCCACGACGGCGAACCGGTTACCGCCGCGGACGTCGAGTTCACCTATCAGTTCTTCCAGGATACCGTGCTCGGCCGCGCGTCGCCGTCGCCGCCGCCCCGCTATCGCGGCCACGCGAGCGCGATCGACGATATCGAGATCGAGGACGCGTACACGCTGCGGATCACCGCCGCCGCCGGCACGGACGTCTGCGAGCGCGCCTTCACCGTCCCGATCCTCCCGAAACACGTCTGGCAATCGGAGCTCGAGGACCGGCTCGGCGACCCCCAGGAGTTTTCGGCGCCGCAAGGATCGTGGAGTCTGGTCACCAGCGACTCGATCGATCCGACCGGGAGCGGCCCCTACCAGTATAAGAACAACTCCGAACGGGACCACCTCACGCTCGAGCGGTTCGACGATCACTTCACGCTGCGCGAGGACGTCGAGGGCGACCACCTCCTCGCGCCGCTCGTCGACGAGCTCCGATTTACCGTCGATCCCGGCAGCCCGTCTTCCATCTCGCGGGTCGCCAGCGGCAACGCCGACGTCACCTCGTCGATGCTCGCCGCGTACTCGCTCAGCGACATTCCCGAGAACGACCCCGACGTCGAACGGCTCGAGTCGCCCTCGTGGACGTTCTACCACATCGGGTTCAACGCGCGGGCGCCGCCGTGTAGCAACCTCCACTTCCGACGCGCGGTCTGTCGGCTGATCGACAAGGAGTGGATCGCGAGCGAAGTCTTCGGCGGTCACGCGGAGCCGCTCGCGACGCCGGTGACCGAGGAGTGGACGCCCGACGACCTCGCGTGGGACGGCGCGGACCCCGAGACGCCGTTCGCCGGCACCGACGGGACGCTCAACGTCAACGCGGCGCGCAACGCGTTTCAGGCGGCCGGCTACTACACCGACGACGAGAATCGACTCCAGGGGCGATACTGA
- a CDS encoding ribonuclease P protein component 4 translates to MDVAAERIERLHDLARAAAADDEHDRARYYVRLARRVAERNRLTLPRTFRRFTCDRCDAYLRPGRNARVRLQDGHVVITCDCGAHTRYPYDDQ, encoded by the coding sequence ATGGACGTCGCCGCCGAACGGATCGAGCGCCTGCACGACCTGGCTCGAGCGGCGGCTGCCGACGACGAGCACGACCGGGCCCGCTACTACGTTCGCCTCGCGCGCCGCGTGGCGGAACGAAACCGGCTCACGCTGCCGCGGACGTTTCGACGCTTCACCTGCGACCGCTGCGACGCGTACCTCCGGCCCGGCCGAAACGCCCGCGTTCGACTGCAGGACGGCCACGTCGTGATCACCTGCGACTGCGGGGCCCACACGCGGTATCCGTACGACGATCAGTAG
- a CDS encoding phosphatase PAP2 family protein, whose product MLAEVLTQVAIVIGFVLPIAAGVFIGRERLSRTVSEFRPRLRTSAPTLLVLGTVLMLNRYMRQNEPNVGFYMTETIRSIEGEFVLIFQDIATPLLTDYFTASYIYGYTFLLLFPPVAYFALSDTTMFRRLLTAYSLNYALGVVLYVLVIAYGPRNILPEFVAETMLYDNNPEYQYLTGEVNRNTNVFPSLHTSLSATVGIFAYYTREEYPKWFPVAVLIAISVIISTMYLAIHWGTDVFFGLILASVCVTLSNMLVGRWSLDDLLDRLDDDSLDAVRDRLGR is encoded by the coding sequence ATGTTAGCCGAGGTACTGACGCAAGTGGCGATCGTCATCGGATTCGTGCTCCCGATTGCGGCCGGCGTATTCATCGGCCGCGAGCGCCTGTCGCGGACGGTCTCGGAGTTTCGACCGCGGCTTCGGACGTCCGCGCCGACCCTCCTCGTTCTCGGCACCGTACTGATGCTCAACCGGTATATGCGCCAAAATGAGCCGAACGTCGGGTTCTACATGACCGAGACGATCCGCTCGATCGAGGGCGAGTTCGTCCTGATCTTCCAGGACATCGCCACGCCGTTGCTGACGGATTACTTCACGGCGAGCTACATCTACGGCTACACGTTCCTGCTGCTCTTTCCGCCGGTGGCGTACTTCGCGCTCTCGGATACCACGATGTTCCGCCGTCTGCTGACGGCCTACTCGTTGAACTACGCGCTCGGCGTCGTCCTGTACGTGCTGGTCATCGCGTACGGACCGCGAAACATCCTCCCCGAGTTCGTCGCCGAGACGATGCTGTACGACAACAATCCGGAGTACCAGTACCTCACCGGGGAGGTCAACCGCAACACCAACGTCTTCCCGTCGCTGCACACCTCGCTGTCCGCGACGGTCGGCATCTTCGCCTACTACACGCGCGAGGAGTATCCGAAGTGGTTCCCCGTCGCCGTCCTCATCGCGATCAGCGTCATCATCTCGACGATGTACCTGGCGATCCACTGGGGGACGGACGTCTTCTTCGGATTGATTCTCGCGAGCGTCTGCGTCACCCTCTCCAATATGCTCGTCGGCCGCTGGTCGCTGGACGACCTCCTCGATCGGCTGGACGACGACTCGCTCGACGCCGTCCGCGACCGGTTGGGGCGCTGA
- a CDS encoding YhbY family RNA-binding protein, which produces MDTQALKQQAHDLDVTVWVGKSGIDAVVDELDDQLDDRDLVKVKLLRAARAGGSTEEKAADLADRVDAELIETRGHTAVFYR; this is translated from the coding sequence ATGGATACGCAAGCCCTCAAACAGCAGGCACACGACCTCGACGTCACCGTCTGGGTCGGCAAGAGCGGTATCGACGCGGTCGTCGACGAACTCGACGACCAGCTCGACGACCGCGATCTCGTGAAGGTCAAACTCCTCCGCGCGGCGCGGGCCGGCGGTTCGACCGAGGAGAAGGCGGCCGATCTCGCCGACCGCGTCGACGCCGAACTGATCGAGACGCGCGGACACACCGCCGTCTTCTATCGATGA
- a CDS encoding MaoC family dehydratase codes for MSSNCPDSDATDSTMTPNQHWSSVSKHVVNSYVEANHAVLAAMGLTTSSGAEGPTADGEPETVETPVVEVAYSDEAWIMERSTDSYDELGVGDYVRFTKPIEETDVSAFAQVSGDTNRLHLADEFASRTQFGGRIAHGTLVAGTISAALARFPGLTIYLSQDLEFQAPVEVGETVTAACEIVEELGDTRYRLHTTVENADGTTVIDGEAVVVIDEQPGS; via the coding sequence ATGAGCAGTAACTGTCCGGACTCCGACGCCACCGACAGCACGATGACGCCGAACCAGCACTGGTCGAGCGTTTCGAAACACGTCGTCAACAGCTACGTGGAAGCGAACCACGCCGTCCTCGCCGCGATGGGTCTGACCACGTCGTCGGGCGCCGAGGGCCCGACGGCGGACGGCGAGCCAGAGACCGTCGAGACGCCGGTCGTCGAAGTCGCGTACAGCGACGAGGCGTGGATCATGGAGCGTTCGACCGACAGCTACGACGAGCTCGGCGTCGGCGACTACGTCCGATTCACGAAGCCGATCGAGGAGACCGACGTCTCCGCGTTCGCGCAGGTCTCGGGCGACACGAACCGCCTGCACCTCGCTGACGAGTTCGCCTCCCGGACGCAGTTCGGCGGCCGGATCGCCCACGGCACGCTCGTCGCCGGAACGATCAGCGCCGCCCTGGCCCGGTTCCCCGGGCTGACGATCTACCTCTCGCAGGACCTCGAGTTCCAGGCGCCCGTCGAGGTCGGCGAGACCGTCACCGCCGCCTGCGAGATCGTCGAGGAACTGGGCGACACCCGCTACCGCCTGCACACGACCGTCGAGAACGCCGACGGAACGACGGTGATCGACGGCGAGGCGGTCGTGGTCATCGACGAACAACCCGGCTCCTGA
- a CDS encoding mechanosensitive ion channel family protein — MSPAADPARVLAQANGLGPIGRTLEEAGIADGALAASAASVLRFAVAVVAIWFVGRTVVLPLIRRALDRRGLDEHAKNPLLMLSRFGVLFFGIAVAFGFAGFGNFLVSMAGIAAAGALAIGLAMQNVISNFVAGVFIYTDKPFRIGDWIEWDNGDYAGVVEDISLRVTRVRTFDNELLTVPNSALTDEVLKNPVDADKLRLKFVFGIGYDDDIERATEIIVDEAERHPDIMDDPAPSVRLTELGDSDVGLQSRFWIANPSRADFVRTRGEYVTAVKRRFDEEGIDIPYPVRTLEGEFQLEEGRHIGQPAE; from the coding sequence ATGAGCCCCGCGGCCGATCCCGCCCGCGTTCTCGCACAGGCGAACGGGTTGGGTCCGATCGGTCGCACGCTCGAGGAGGCGGGAATCGCCGACGGCGCGCTGGCCGCGAGCGCCGCGAGCGTGCTCCGGTTCGCGGTCGCCGTCGTCGCCATCTGGTTCGTCGGTCGGACGGTCGTCCTGCCGCTGATCCGACGGGCGCTCGACAGACGGGGCCTCGACGAACACGCCAAGAACCCGCTGTTGATGTTGTCGCGGTTCGGCGTGCTCTTTTTCGGCATCGCCGTCGCCTTCGGCTTCGCCGGCTTCGGGAACTTCCTCGTGTCGATGGCCGGCATCGCGGCGGCCGGGGCGCTGGCGATCGGTCTCGCCATGCAGAACGTGATCTCGAACTTCGTCGCGGGCGTGTTCATCTACACCGACAAGCCGTTCCGGATCGGCGACTGGATCGAGTGGGACAACGGCGACTACGCCGGCGTCGTCGAGGACATCAGCCTCCGCGTGACCCGCGTCCGGACGTTCGACAACGAGTTGCTCACGGTGCCGAACTCGGCGCTCACCGACGAGGTACTCAAGAATCCGGTCGACGCCGACAAACTCCGACTGAAGTTCGTCTTCGGGATCGGCTACGACGACGACATCGAGCGGGCGACCGAGATCATCGTCGACGAGGCCGAGCGCCACCCCGACATCATGGACGACCCCGCGCCCTCCGTCCGACTGACGGAGCTCGGCGACTCCGACGTCGGCCTCCAGTCGCGGTTCTGGATCGCGAACCCGTCTCGAGCCGACTTCGTCCGAACGCGCGGCGAGTACGTCACCGCGGTCAAACGGCGCTTCGACGAGGAAGGGATCGACATCCCCTACCCGGTCCGCACGCTCGAGGGCGAATTCCAACTCGAGGAAGGGCGACACATCGGCCAGCCGGCCGAATAG
- a CDS encoding LolA family protein: MKPRRAAVVLAVLVVVLTSGCVAVAPPTNEPEPESLFESAFVHSDDLEDVSGEVTVTVNGSNGTSTETLRVAERPYVDYRDEVLESTSPGRVGDQYVSNASTTWWYYPQSGMAQRFEPDEPFDNDAVRADRAEQAAEYSQWYDLEYEGTEEIADREAHVLDVEAKEEAVERGISVLVGDTEYVYAVETVEAPDDLTIVEQQLWIDAEYDYPLKERLVYEGPNGERHELIHEFETVSFNEGLDDETFAFEPPEDAVVQELPSE; the protein is encoded by the coding sequence ATGAAACCCCGTCGAGCCGCGGTCGTTCTCGCTGTGCTCGTGGTCGTTCTCACGAGCGGCTGCGTCGCCGTCGCACCGCCCACGAACGAGCCCGAGCCGGAGTCTCTCTTCGAGTCGGCGTTCGTCCACAGCGACGACCTCGAGGACGTCTCCGGCGAAGTCACGGTGACGGTCAACGGCAGCAACGGCACGAGTACCGAGACGCTTCGCGTCGCCGAACGGCCGTACGTCGACTACCGGGACGAGGTACTCGAGTCGACGTCCCCCGGCCGAGTGGGCGACCAGTACGTCTCGAACGCGTCGACGACGTGGTGGTACTATCCCCAGTCGGGGATGGCACAGCGGTTCGAACCGGACGAGCCCTTCGACAACGACGCGGTGCGGGCCGACCGCGCCGAGCAGGCCGCCGAGTACAGCCAGTGGTACGACCTCGAGTACGAGGGAACCGAGGAGATCGCCGACCGCGAGGCCCACGTGCTCGACGTCGAGGCGAAGGAGGAAGCCGTCGAGCGCGGCATCTCGGTGCTCGTCGGCGATACAGAGTACGTCTACGCGGTCGAGACGGTCGAGGCACCCGACGATCTCACCATCGTCGAACAGCAGCTCTGGATCGACGCCGAGTACGACTACCCGCTGAAGGAACGGCTGGTCTACGAGGGACCGAACGGCGAGCGCCACGAGCTGATCCACGAGTTCGAGACGGTCTCGTTCAACGAGGGGCTCGACGACGAGACGTTCGCGTTCGAGCCGCCCGAAGACGCCGTCGTCCAGGAACTCCCGTCGGAGTAG